A single genomic interval of Celeribacter indicus harbors:
- the crcB gene encoding fluoride efflux transporter CrcB has protein sequence MAPLIQVALGGALGASARYLTGLGMARLLGKSFPWGTLTVNFAGSFLMGVVVVVLAHANGNRFAPFLMTGVLGGFTTYSAFSLDALTIYERGEIALAAAYVVVTLVLALGGIALGLHAARSFYT, from the coding sequence ATGGCCCCCCTCATCCAGGTCGCTCTCGGCGGCGCGCTCGGCGCTTCGGCGCGCTATCTCACCGGCCTCGGCATGGCGCGCCTTCTGGGCAAGAGCTTTCCGTGGGGCACGCTCACGGTGAATTTCGCCGGCTCCTTTTTGATGGGCGTGGTTGTCGTCGTTCTGGCGCATGCGAACGGCAACCGCTTCGCGCCCTTCCTGATGACAGGCGTGCTCGGCGGGTTCACGACCTATTCCGCCTTCTCGCTCGACGCGCTGACGATCTATGAACGCGGCGAGATCGCGCTCGCCGCCGCCTATGTCGTCGTGACGCTCGTTCTCGCGCTCGGGGGCATCGCCCTCGGCCTTCACGCCGCACGGAGTTTCTACACATGA
- a CDS encoding acyl-homoserine-lactone synthase, whose translation MQTTTLSFANLHNYGDLFANMLRARHETFIQHAKWDLPQADGMEYDQYDTPASRWIAVHDFGDVLAGIRLTPTTTKCGIYSYMIRDAQRGLLESIPTDLLFEEAPVAPHVWESSRIFVSPRVPAKQRLKVQMGLIGEMTNTARELGATSVICLIPEHGDRWGRRVGLDIDRIGPVMDIGGARNACMRINLINKLH comes from the coding sequence ATGCAAACCACGACGCTTTCCTTTGCCAACCTGCACAATTACGGCGATCTTTTTGCGAATATGCTCCGCGCGCGGCATGAAACCTTCATCCAGCACGCGAAATGGGATCTGCCGCAGGCCGACGGCATGGAATACGACCAGTACGATACGCCCGCGTCCCGCTGGATCGCGGTGCATGACTTCGGCGACGTCCTGGCTGGAATCCGCTTGACCCCGACCACCACCAAATGTGGCATCTACTCCTACATGATCCGCGACGCGCAGCGCGGGCTGCTCGAGAGCATTCCCACCGACCTGCTCTTCGAGGAGGCGCCGGTCGCGCCGCATGTCTGGGAATCGAGCCGCATTTTCGTCTCTCCCCGCGTGCCCGCGAAACAGCGGCTCAAGGTGCAGATGGGCCTCATCGGGGAAATGACGAACACCGCACGGGAACTCGGCGCGACCTCGGTCATCTGCCTCATCCCGGAGCACGGCGACCGCTGGGGCCGCCGCGTCGGGCTCGACATCGACCGGATCGGGCCGGTGATGGATATCGGCGGCGCGCGCAACGCCTGCATGCGCATCAACCTGATCAACAAGCTGCACTGA
- a CDS encoding replication-associated recombination protein A translates to MADLFSTDDTDAPDDRAPRPLADRLRPRALSEVIGQRQVLGPDAPLGTMLSSGALSSIVFWGPPGVGKTTIARLLAKETDLHFVQISAIFTGVSELRKVFEAAKLRRRNGQGTLLFVDEIHRFNKAQQDSFLPHMEDGTILLVGATTENPSFELNAALLSRAQVMVLTRLSPEELDQLAARAERELDKTLPLTEAARRALLEMADGDGRTLLNLIEQIAAWKVDTPLDPEQLGKRLMRRAAKYDKSGDEHYNLISALHKSVRGSDPDAALYWFNRMLEGGEDPRYLARRLLRMAIEDIQLADPQAQSVALHAWQSYERLGSPEGELALAQAVVYLALAPKSNAVYTAFKAAREAARKTGSEPPPKHILNAPTKMMSEQGYGAGYAYDHDAEDAFSGQNYFPDSLPRTQFYKPVERGFERDLGKRVAYFDKLRDDRRKSGKT, encoded by the coding sequence ATGGCCGACCTGTTTTCCACCGATGATACCGATGCACCCGACGACCGGGCGCCGCGCCCCCTCGCCGACCGGCTGAGGCCACGGGCGCTGTCCGAGGTGATCGGCCAGCGCCAGGTGCTCGGCCCCGACGCGCCGCTTGGCACGATGCTCTCCTCGGGGGCGCTGTCCTCGATCGTCTTCTGGGGGCCGCCGGGCGTGGGCAAGACCACGATCGCCCGGCTCCTCGCGAAGGAGACGGATCTGCATTTCGTGCAGATTTCCGCGATCTTCACCGGCGTGTCCGAGCTTCGGAAGGTCTTCGAGGCCGCGAAGCTGCGCCGCCGGAACGGGCAGGGGACGCTGCTCTTCGTGGACGAGATCCACCGGTTCAACAAGGCGCAGCAGGACAGTTTCCTGCCGCATATGGAAGACGGGACGATCCTGCTCGTGGGGGCGACGACGGAAAACCCGTCCTTCGAACTGAACGCCGCCCTGCTGTCGCGGGCGCAGGTGATGGTGCTCACCCGGCTTTCCCCGGAGGAGCTCGATCAGCTCGCTGCCCGTGCGGAACGCGAACTGGACAAGACGCTGCCGCTCACGGAGGCGGCTCGCCGCGCACTCCTCGAGATGGCCGACGGCGACGGCCGCACGCTTCTGAACCTGATCGAACAGATCGCCGCGTGGAAGGTCGACACACCGCTCGACCCCGAGCAGCTCGGCAAGCGGCTCATGCGGCGCGCGGCGAAATACGACAAGTCGGGGGACGAGCATTACAACCTCATCTCCGCGCTGCACAAATCCGTGCGCGGCTCCGACCCGGACGCGGCGCTCTACTGGTTCAACCGGATGCTCGAGGGCGGCGAGGATCCGCGTTACCTCGCCCGGCGCCTGCTGCGCATGGCGATCGAGGATATCCAGCTCGCCGATCCGCAGGCGCAATCGGTCGCGCTGCACGCCTGGCAGAGCTATGAACGGCTCGGCTCCCCGGAGGGAGAACTTGCGCTTGCGCAGGCGGTGGTCTACCTCGCCCTCGCGCCGAAATCGAACGCGGTCTATACCGCCTTCAAGGCCGCCCGCGAGGCCGCGCGCAAGACCGGTTCCGAACCGCCGCCGAAACACATCCTGAATGCGCCGACGAAGATGATGTCGGAACAGGGCTACGGCGCGGGCTATGCCTATGACCACGATGCCGAGGACGCATTTTCCGGCCAGAACTACTTTCCCGACAGCCTGCCGCGCACGCAGTTCTACAAGCCTGTCGAACGCGGGTTCGAACGCGATCTCGGCAAACGGGTGGCCTATTTCGACAAGCTGCGCGACGACCGCAGGAAATCCGGCAAAACTTGA
- a CDS encoding autoinducer binding domain-containing protein encodes MPDTTELNRLFSQLRAASPVGYSAGLHIRFAAPLVSESTYDPKWLEHYTANAYALRDPMIAWGLSTEGHKRWSEIARELPDPFNIWRQATEFGLNYGVAVSCGPVQSRTIVGCARSDREFTDQEITKIATLVRTLHEISEPQTDLTQAQIQALRCIAGGDRHAAAAAKLGISESALKARLVSARERLMARTTSEAIQKAKEIKLL; translated from the coding sequence ATGCCTGATACGACGGAACTCAATCGTTTGTTTTCTCAGCTTCGTGCCGCATCGCCGGTCGGCTATTCCGCAGGGCTTCACATTCGCTTCGCTGCGCCGCTGGTGTCCGAGTCAACATACGATCCGAAGTGGCTCGAGCATTACACGGCCAATGCCTATGCTCTGCGGGATCCGATGATCGCCTGGGGGCTCAGTACCGAAGGGCATAAAAGGTGGAGCGAGATTGCAAGAGAACTCCCCGACCCGTTCAATATCTGGAGGCAGGCCACCGAATTCGGCCTGAACTATGGAGTAGCCGTGTCCTGCGGACCGGTTCAGTCGAGGACGATCGTCGGGTGCGCCCGGTCGGATCGCGAATTCACCGATCAGGAGATCACGAAGATCGCGACTCTCGTGCGCACGCTGCATGAAATCTCTGAGCCGCAAACAGATCTGACACAGGCCCAGATTCAGGCCCTCCGGTGCATCGCGGGCGGTGACCGTCACGCAGCAGCCGCGGCCAAGCTCGGGATCTCGGAAAGTGCGCTCAAGGCGCGCCTGGTCTCCGCCCGAGAAAGACTGATGGCCCGGACCACCTCGGAGGCCATCCAGAAAGCCAAGGAGATCAAGCTGCTATGA
- a CDS encoding RluA family pseudouridine synthase, whose translation MSRVQTITIGDDQPEQRLDRWFRKMFPQLTQGNIEKMCRKGEIRVDGARAKSNTRVGPGMEVRVPPLPDESAPKPAPNAARISNADAKLMRDAVLYEDEHLIVINKPAGLPTQGGSKQTRHVDGLAAALQGDFPEKPRLVHRLDKDTSGVLVLARTPAVASKLTEAFRHKNTRKIYWALVAGVPTPYLGEIKYGLVKAPGRGKSGEGEKMLAVHPRDIDATPGAKRAHTLYATLYRVGARASWVAMEPVTGRTHQLRAHMAEIGHPIIGDGKYGGSGQENLGDGWGAQLGGIISKKLHLHARLLRLEHPVTRKELTVTAPLPEHMAQSWDTFGWTEDLAAEDPFEDLRG comes from the coding sequence ATGAGCCGAGTCCAGACGATCACGATCGGTGACGACCAGCCCGAGCAGCGGCTCGACCGCTGGTTCCGCAAGATGTTTCCGCAGCTCACCCAGGGCAATATCGAGAAGATGTGCCGCAAGGGCGAGATCCGCGTCGACGGCGCGCGCGCGAAATCGAACACCCGCGTCGGGCCGGGGATGGAGGTCCGCGTGCCGCCCCTGCCGGACGAGAGCGCGCCGAAGCCTGCGCCGAATGCCGCGCGGATCTCGAATGCCGATGCGAAACTGATGCGCGACGCGGTGCTCTACGAGGACGAGCACCTGATCGTGATCAACAAGCCCGCCGGCCTTCCGACGCAGGGCGGATCGAAACAGACGCGCCATGTGGACGGGCTCGCGGCGGCGCTCCAGGGCGATTTCCCGGAGAAACCGCGGCTCGTTCATCGCCTCGACAAGGACACGTCGGGTGTGCTCGTCCTGGCGCGCACGCCCGCCGTCGCCTCGAAACTCACCGAGGCGTTCCGTCACAAGAACACGCGCAAGATCTACTGGGCCCTCGTTGCCGGCGTGCCGACGCCCTATCTCGGCGAGATCAAATACGGTCTCGTGAAGGCGCCCGGACGCGGCAAGTCGGGGGAGGGGGAAAAGATGCTTGCGGTCCATCCGCGCGACATCGACGCCACCCCCGGCGCCAAGCGCGCCCATACGCTCTATGCCACGCTCTACCGCGTCGGCGCGCGCGCGAGCTGGGTGGCGATGGAGCCGGTGACGGGGCGCACCCACCAGCTCCGCGCCCATATGGCCGAGATCGGCCACCCGATCATCGGCGACGGGAAATATGGCGGCTCCGGGCAGGAGAACCTCGGCGACGGCTGGGGCGCGCAGCTCGGCGGGATCATCTCCAAGAAACTGCACCTGCATGCGCGGCTGCTGCGGTTGGAGCATCCCGTGACGCGCAAGGAACTGACGGTGACCGCGCCGCTGCCGGAACATATGGCGCAGAGCTGGGATACCTTTGGCTGGACCGAGGATCTTGCCGCCGAAGATCCGTTCGAGGACCTGCGCGGATGA
- a CDS encoding HAD-IA family hydrolase codes for MKLVIFDVDGTLVDSQAHIVLSMEAAFAAGGLPLPDRGRLLSVVGLSLPYAMAELAPEADEATLARMIDAYRAAFRAHRLAEGAAAAPLYPGAEAALRGLSARDDVCLALATGKSRRGLDALLAAWPFADLFVTTECADDHPSKPHPSMVMQCLLDTGCGTEDAVVVGDTTYDMEMARAARTAAIGVGWGYHGREALLSAGASVVIDGFDALEPALARIWEN; via the coding sequence ATGAAGCTCGTGATCTTCGATGTCGACGGCACGCTCGTCGACAGCCAGGCGCATATCGTCCTGTCGATGGAGGCGGCCTTTGCCGCGGGCGGTTTGCCCTTGCCCGACCGCGGCCGGCTCCTGTCGGTCGTGGGGCTGTCTCTGCCCTATGCGATGGCGGAGCTCGCGCCGGAGGCCGACGAGGCGACGCTTGCGCGGATGATCGACGCCTATCGCGCCGCCTTCCGGGCGCATCGCCTTGCGGAGGGTGCGGCGGCCGCCCCGCTTTATCCGGGGGCCGAGGCGGCGCTGCGCGGCCTGTCGGCGCGCGACGACGTCTGCCTCGCGCTCGCCACCGGCAAGAGCCGCCGCGGTCTCGACGCGCTTCTCGCCGCCTGGCCCTTTGCCGATCTCTTCGTGACGACGGAATGTGCCGACGACCACCCGTCGAAGCCGCATCCCTCGATGGTGATGCAATGCTTGCTCGACACCGGATGCGGGACGGAGGATGCCGTGGTCGTCGGGGATACGACCTATGACATGGAAATGGCCAGGGCCGCGCGGACGGCGGCGATCGGGGTCGGCTGGGGCTATCACGGACGCGAGGCGCTGCTCTCCGCCGGGGCCTCGGTCGTGATCGACGGGTTCGACGCGCTCGAACCGGCCCTGGCACGGATTTGGGAGAACTGA
- a CDS encoding ATP12 family chaperone protein, translating into MAEWKAKRFWTETGVTEDEEGFGVSLDGRPVRTPAKVPLLVPTRALAELIAEEWDAQEGEIDPNTMPATRSANSAIDKVATQRAEVADLLSDYGDSDLLCYRAEAPEDLAAQQAEGWDPLLDWAATHLGARLAPRGGVMHAPQDAQALAALRARVHALTPFELAAFHDLVTLSGSLILAFAVIQDRLAAEEAWRLSRLDETYQIAQWGEDEEAAEHAELKRQSFLHAARFYRVVN; encoded by the coding sequence GTGGCGGAATGGAAGGCGAAACGCTTCTGGACGGAAACCGGGGTGACCGAGGACGAGGAGGGATTCGGCGTCTCCCTCGACGGTCGGCCGGTGCGGACGCCGGCGAAGGTGCCGCTCCTCGTGCCGACGCGCGCGCTTGCGGAGCTGATCGCGGAGGAATGGGATGCGCAGGAGGGGGAGATAGACCCGAATACAATGCCGGCGACGCGCAGCGCCAATTCCGCCATCGACAAGGTGGCGACGCAGCGGGCCGAGGTGGCGGACCTGCTCTCCGATTACGGCGACAGCGACCTGCTGTGCTATCGTGCGGAGGCGCCGGAGGATCTTGCTGCGCAGCAGGCGGAGGGCTGGGATCCGCTCCTCGACTGGGCGGCGACGCATCTCGGTGCGCGGCTTGCCCCGCGTGGCGGCGTCATGCACGCGCCCCAGGACGCGCAGGCGCTCGCCGCGCTGCGCGCCCGCGTCCATGCGCTGACCCCGTTCGAACTGGCCGCCTTCCACGACCTGGTCACCCTTTCCGGATCGCTGATCCTCGCCTTCGCGGTGATCCAGGACCGGCTCGCCGCCGAAGAAGCCTGGCGGTTGTCGCGCCTCGACGAAACCTACCAGATCGCGCAATGGGGCGAGGACGAGGAAGCGGCGGAACATGCCGAACTCAAGCGCCAGAGCTTCCTGCACGCGGCCCGTTTTTATCGGGTGGTCAATTAG
- a CDS encoding amino acid ABC transporter substrate-binding protein, which yields MKKSVFLGALTLAGLAAGTAMAQDSSTLAAVKDRGTLRCGVNPGTPGFAAPDASGEFVGFDVDVCRAVAAAVLGDSEAVEYTPLTSAVRFTALASGEVDLLARNTTWTFTRDVDLKNTFVGVNYYDGQGFMVPKDLGVSSARELSGATVCIETGTTTELNLADYFRVNNMEYEPVPVESFTEAQTQFLAGACDVYTTDASALAASRASFENPEGYVVLPEIISKEPLGPLVRHGDDNWGDIVRWSLNAMIAAEEYGVTSANAAELANGTDNPEINRLLGVEGELGAMLGLENDWALNIITQVGNYGESFEKNIGENTPVGLARGLNAQWTEGGLIYSPPFR from the coding sequence ATGAAAAAATCCGTATTTCTTGGCGCGCTGACGCTGGCGGGGCTCGCCGCCGGGACGGCGATGGCTCAGGATTCGTCGACGCTCGCCGCCGTGAAGGACCGGGGCACGCTCAGATGCGGCGTGAATCCGGGGACGCCCGGTTTCGCCGCGCCGGATGCGAGCGGCGAGTTCGTGGGCTTCGACGTCGATGTCTGTCGGGCGGTTGCTGCGGCCGTGCTGGGCGATTCCGAGGCCGTCGAATACACGCCGCTGACCTCCGCCGTGCGCTTCACCGCGCTTGCCTCCGGCGAGGTGGACCTGCTCGCGCGCAACACGACCTGGACCTTCACCCGTGACGTCGACCTGAAGAACACCTTCGTCGGCGTGAACTATTACGACGGTCAGGGCTTCATGGTGCCGAAGGATCTCGGCGTCTCTTCCGCCAGGGAGCTTTCGGGGGCCACCGTCTGCATCGAGACCGGCACCACCACCGAACTCAACCTCGCCGACTATTTCCGCGTCAACAACATGGAATACGAGCCGGTTCCGGTGGAAAGCTTCACCGAGGCCCAGACCCAGTTCCTCGCCGGGGCCTGCGACGTCTACACCACCGACGCCTCGGCGCTGGCCGCCTCGCGTGCCTCCTTCGAGAACCCGGAAGGCTACGTCGTGCTTCCCGAGATCATCTCCAAGGAGCCGCTCGGCCCGCTCGTGCGCCACGGCGACGACAACTGGGGCGATATCGTGCGCTGGTCGCTCAATGCGATGATCGCGGCCGAAGAATACGGCGTGACCTCCGCGAATGCCGCGGAGCTTGCCAACGGCACGGACAATCCCGAAATCAACCGCCTGCTCGGTGTCGAGGGGGAACTGGGCGCCATGCTCGGTCTCGAAAACGACTGGGCGCTCAACATCATCACGCAAGTGGGCAACTACGGCGAGAGCTTCGAGAAGAACATCGGTGAGAACACGCCGGTCGGACTCGCACGCGGCCTGAACGCCCAGTGGACCGAGGGCGGCCTGATCTATTCGCCGCCCTTCCGCTAA